One stretch of Cohnella algarum DNA includes these proteins:
- a CDS encoding carbohydrate ABC transporter permease, protein MDSKYTVRTLALEIVAIALGLLFLVPFYFVLINSVKGNANILLDAASLPEEVIFKNFGRVWELLDFPKAFLNSLLVTVFGTAGLVVISSMAAWMLVRTPGKLSQILFGLFVAAMVIPFQTVMIPLVKLSASLGLVNSIPGLVFIYFGFGVSMTLFLYHGFIKSVPKEVEESASIDGCNPFGIFWRMVFPLLKPITVTVVILNTLWIWNDYLLPRLMLQEAELRTIPVAMSALFAQYNKQWDLGLSGLVIGTLPIVVFFLLLQKHIIKGIAAGSVK, encoded by the coding sequence ATGGATTCGAAATACACCGTTCGTACCCTTGCGTTGGAAATCGTGGCGATTGCGCTGGGACTTCTGTTTCTCGTGCCGTTCTACTTCGTGCTGATCAATTCGGTCAAGGGAAACGCGAACATTTTGCTTGACGCGGCATCGCTTCCGGAAGAAGTGATTTTCAAAAACTTCGGGCGCGTATGGGAGCTGCTCGATTTTCCCAAGGCGTTCCTGAATTCGCTGCTCGTGACGGTGTTCGGCACCGCCGGGCTGGTGGTCATCAGCTCGATGGCGGCCTGGATGCTCGTGCGGACGCCGGGCAAACTGAGCCAAATCCTGTTCGGCTTGTTCGTGGCGGCGATGGTCATTCCGTTTCAGACGGTCATGATTCCGCTGGTCAAGCTCAGCGCCTCGCTAGGTCTGGTGAACAGCATACCGGGGCTGGTATTCATCTATTTCGGCTTCGGCGTTTCGATGACCTTGTTTCTGTACCACGGCTTCATCAAGTCGGTGCCGAAGGAAGTGGAGGAATCCGCCAGCATCGACGGCTGCAACCCGTTCGGCATCTTCTGGCGCATGGTCTTCCCGCTGCTGAAGCCGATTACGGTGACGGTCGTCATTCTGAACACGCTTTGGATCTGGAACGATTACCTGCTGCCCAGACTCATGCTGCAGGAAGCGGAGCTTCGAACCATTCCGGTCGCCATGAGCGCCCTGTTCGCCCAGTACAACAAACAGTGGGATTTGGGCTTGTCCGGCCTTGTGATCGGCACGCTGCCGATCGTCGTCTTCTTCCTTTTGCTGCAAAAACATATTATCAAAGGCATTGCGGCGGGGTCTGTCAAATAG
- a CDS encoding carbohydrate ABC transporter permease, with product MNAVAESKQNETARRTKLSKGLIFAAFVGPALLTFLCIQIIPFIMGIYYSFTSWNGVSSAVEWVGLDNFARIFTEDDKFVRSFLFTLKFTIVAVALSNLIGFGLALMLNGALKSKNVLRTVFFMPNMIGGLLLGFIWQFIFIKGFAAVGEWSQLSFFQLPWLGDANTAFWGIVIVFAWQQSGYLMIIYIAALQGVDQSVLEASRIDGASRWMALRKIVIPLIAPAFTICLFLSLSHAFKIYDLNYSLTGGGPFNSTESVAMNIYAEAFTNNNYGIGSAKSLVFFAIVALVTMGQVMLTKRREVEA from the coding sequence ATGAACGCGGTTGCGGAATCAAAGCAAAACGAGACCGCCCGCAGGACGAAGCTGAGCAAGGGTCTGATCTTTGCGGCATTTGTCGGACCGGCATTGCTGACCTTTCTGTGCATTCAGATCATTCCGTTTATCATGGGAATTTACTATTCCTTTACCTCATGGAACGGCGTCAGCTCTGCGGTGGAGTGGGTCGGGCTCGACAACTTCGCGCGCATTTTCACGGAAGACGACAAATTCGTCCGTTCGTTTCTGTTTACGCTGAAGTTTACGATCGTCGCCGTCGCGCTGAGCAATCTGATCGGCTTCGGCCTGGCGCTGATGCTGAACGGAGCGCTCAAGTCCAAAAACGTGCTGCGAACCGTCTTTTTCATGCCCAACATGATCGGCGGCTTGCTGCTCGGCTTTATCTGGCAGTTCATCTTCATCAAAGGGTTTGCCGCGGTCGGCGAATGGTCGCAGCTTTCGTTCTTCCAGCTCCCGTGGCTGGGCGACGCGAACACCGCCTTCTGGGGGATCGTCATCGTGTTTGCCTGGCAGCAGAGCGGCTATCTGATGATCATCTACATCGCGGCGCTGCAGGGCGTAGACCAATCGGTCCTGGAGGCGTCCCGGATCGACGGCGCGAGCAGATGGATGGCATTGCGGAAAATCGTCATTCCGCTCATCGCGCCGGCCTTTACGATCTGCTTGTTCCTTTCGCTGTCGCACGCCTTCAAAATCTACGATTTGAACTACTCGCTGACGGGCGGCGGCCCGTTCAATTCGACGGAGTCGGTGGCGATGAACATTTACGCCGAAGCGTTCACGAACAACAACTACGGCATCGGCTCGGCGAAGTCGCTCGTATTTTTCGCGATCGTGGCGCTTGTCACGATGGGGCAGGTTATGCTGACCAAGAGACGGGAGGTGGAGGCGTAA
- a CDS encoding ABC transporter substrate-binding protein has product MKRKWMLGISMLALALVVSACGSSNGGSGNAAPSGSAASSAGAEASSGGDPVTISVFQLKVEIADQFDAMIEEFEKEYPNIKVKAETVGGGTGYMDALKARFAAGEGPDIFNNGGASEMQLWKEHLADLSGEPWVGHLLEGTGDGMTDTDGKLYGMPMNMEGYGYLYNKDLFEQAGIAELPTTLTELKAAAQKLQDAGITPFANGFAEWWIIGSHFTNVAFGYQEDPAGFIEQVNSGAATIPDNALLKELQGLMDTTIQYGNDNPLTTDYNTQVTLFASGQAAMLQQGNWVESMVCEINPDLNMGILPMPINDGDASGKIVAGVPNNWAVNKNSPNIEAAKTFLNWMVSSEAGQRYMTEEFGFIPAFDNIATDKLSQTSQDIVAYSKEGKTIPMIWTSWPDGANKEFASSMQQYSAGQIGWDEVLNQMQASWNKLK; this is encoded by the coding sequence ATGAAGCGAAAATGGATGTTGGGCATTTCAATGTTGGCGTTAGCGCTCGTCGTATCGGCATGCGGAAGTTCGAACGGCGGTTCGGGCAATGCGGCGCCGAGCGGTTCGGCGGCGAGTTCGGCAGGAGCGGAAGCGTCGTCCGGCGGCGATCCGGTGACGATCAGCGTTTTTCAGCTGAAAGTGGAAATCGCCGACCAGTTCGACGCGATGATCGAAGAATTCGAAAAAGAGTATCCGAACATCAAGGTGAAAGCCGAGACGGTAGGCGGCGGCACCGGTTATATGGACGCGCTGAAGGCGAGATTCGCGGCCGGCGAAGGCCCGGACATCTTTAACAACGGCGGCGCAAGCGAAATGCAGCTGTGGAAGGAGCATCTGGCCGATCTGTCCGGAGAGCCCTGGGTCGGCCACTTGCTGGAAGGCACCGGAGACGGCATGACCGATACGGACGGCAAGCTTTACGGCATGCCGATGAACATGGAAGGTTACGGTTATCTCTACAATAAAGACCTGTTCGAGCAAGCGGGCATCGCCGAACTGCCGACGACGCTGACGGAGCTGAAGGCCGCCGCGCAAAAGCTGCAGGACGCCGGCATCACGCCGTTCGCGAACGGGTTTGCGGAATGGTGGATTATCGGCAGCCACTTCACGAACGTCGCGTTCGGCTATCAGGAGGATCCGGCCGGCTTCATCGAACAAGTCAACTCCGGCGCCGCGACGATTCCGGACAACGCTTTGTTGAAAGAGCTTCAGGGCCTGATGGATACGACGATTCAGTACGGCAACGACAACCCGCTGACCACCGACTACAATACGCAAGTGACGCTGTTCGCCTCCGGCCAGGCGGCGATGCTGCAGCAAGGCAACTGGGTGGAGAGCATGGTGTGCGAAATCAATCCCGATCTGAACATGGGCATTCTGCCGATGCCGATCAACGACGGCGACGCTTCCGGCAAAATCGTGGCAGGGGTGCCGAACAACTGGGCCGTCAACAAAAATTCGCCTAACATCGAAGCGGCCAAAACGTTCTTGAACTGGATGGTATCCTCCGAAGCGGGACAACGCTACATGACCGAAGAGTTCGGCTTCATTCCGGCCTTCGACAACATTGCGACGGACAAGCTGTCGCAAACGAGCCAGGACATCGTCGCTTATTCCAAAGAAGGAAAGACGATTCCGATGATTTGGACGAGCTGGCCGGACGGCGCCAACAAAGAATTCGCTTCGTCGATGCAGCAATATTCGGCCGGTCAAATCGGATGGGACGAAGTGCTGAACCAAATGCAAGCGTCATGGAACAAATTGAAATAA
- a CDS encoding iron chelate uptake ABC transporter family permease subunit produces the protein MDNRIKIGILVALSLAFLGVFMFADVGNWDYAIPRRAMKIAAFIITGIAVAFSTVVFQTITNNRILTPSILGLDSLYMLMQTAVVYFFGSNSVVIANGNYNFLLSGALMIGFSLLLFLFVFKRGQQNLFFLLLIGLVIGTMFQSMSTFMEVLIDPNEFQVVQGKMFASFNRVNTDILLISVVALLLVTAYFLRFVKYLNVLALGRDHAVNLGVDYDGVVKRLLVVVAVLVSISTALVGPIAFLGLLVVNLAHAMFKTYRHSYLIGGSIMICVLALVGGQTIVERIFAFSTPLSVILNFIGGTYFLYLLLKENKSW, from the coding sequence ATGGATAACCGCATCAAGATCGGCATCCTCGTCGCGCTGTCGCTTGCGTTTCTCGGCGTTTTCATGTTCGCGGACGTCGGCAACTGGGATTACGCCATTCCGCGAAGGGCGATGAAGATCGCCGCGTTTATCATTACGGGAATCGCCGTCGCGTTCTCGACCGTCGTGTTTCAGACGATTACGAATAACCGGATTTTGACGCCGAGCATTTTGGGGCTCGATTCGCTGTACATGCTGATGCAGACGGCCGTCGTCTATTTTTTCGGCTCGAACTCCGTCGTCATTGCGAACGGGAATTACAACTTTTTGTTGTCCGGGGCTTTGATGATCGGTTTTTCCCTGCTCCTGTTTCTGTTCGTGTTCAAACGCGGGCAGCAAAACCTGTTTTTCCTGCTGCTGATCGGGCTCGTCATCGGCACGATGTTTCAGAGCATGTCGACGTTCATGGAAGTGCTGATCGATCCGAACGAGTTTCAGGTCGTCCAAGGGAAAATGTTCGCCAGCTTCAACCGCGTCAACACGGATATTTTGCTGATTTCCGTCGTCGCGCTGCTGCTCGTTACGGCTTACTTCCTGCGGTTCGTCAAGTATTTGAACGTTCTCGCCCTCGGACGCGATCATGCGGTCAATCTGGGCGTCGACTATGACGGGGTGGTCAAGCGGCTGCTCGTCGTCGTGGCGGTGCTCGTCTCGATTTCCACGGCGCTTGTCGGACCAATCGCGTTTCTCGGCCTCCTCGTCGTCAACCTGGCCCACGCGATGTTCAAAACGTACAGGCACAGCTACCTGATCGGCGGCTCGATTATGATCTGCGTCCTAGCGCTTGTCGGGGGACAGACGATCGTGGAGCGGATTTTCGCTTTCTCTACGCCGCTTAGCGTGATCCTCAATTTTATCGGCGGAACGTATTTCTTATATTTGCTGCTAAAGGAGAACAAGTCGTGGTAG
- a CDS encoding ABC transporter permease encodes MKRIYLVLALIALSFVSIFIGVKDLNPLDLFDLTDEKAQVLWVSRIPRLVSILIAGASMSICGLIMQQLTRNKFVSPTTAGTMDSAKLGILVSMMLFTAAHPMVKMAIAFLFALAGTLVFMKILEKIKFRDSVFIPLVGLMVGNVISSIATFFAYRYDLVQNMSSWLQGDFSGILKGRYELMYVSVPLMVLAYLYANKFTVAGMGEDFSVNLGLNYRRVVNIGLAIVAMSSAAVILTVGTIPFLGLIIPNIVSLYQGDHLKNTLSHTALLGAVFVLACDIIGRLIIYPYEISISLTVGVIGSVIFLYLLVRSRRAHG; translated from the coding sequence ATGAAACGTATTTATCTGGTTTTAGCGTTAATCGCGCTTTCGTTTGTTTCCATCTTTATCGGAGTAAAAGATCTCAACCCGCTGGATTTGTTCGATCTGACGGACGAGAAGGCGCAGGTGCTCTGGGTCAGCCGGATTCCCCGGTTAGTCAGCATCCTGATCGCCGGCGCAAGCATGAGCATATGCGGATTGATCATGCAGCAGCTTACGCGCAACAAGTTCGTTTCGCCGACGACGGCCGGTACGATGGACTCCGCCAAGCTCGGCATTCTCGTATCGATGATGCTGTTCACGGCGGCCCATCCGATGGTGAAGATGGCGATCGCTTTCTTGTTCGCGTTGGCCGGAACGCTTGTTTTTATGAAAATTCTGGAGAAAATCAAGTTCCGGGATTCCGTCTTTATTCCGCTCGTCGGCCTGATGGTCGGCAACGTCATCAGTTCGATCGCGACCTTTTTCGCTTACCGGTACGATCTCGTCCAGAACATGTCTTCGTGGCTGCAGGGGGATTTCTCCGGCATCCTGAAGGGCCGCTACGAACTGATGTACGTCAGCGTGCCGCTCATGGTGCTGGCGTACCTGTACGCGAACAAGTTCACCGTGGCGGGCATGGGGGAGGACTTCTCCGTCAACCTCGGCCTTAACTACCGGAGAGTGGTCAACATCGGTCTCGCGATCGTCGCGATGTCCAGCGCGGCCGTCATTTTGACGGTGGGGACGATTCCTTTTTTGGGCTTGATCATTCCGAACATCGTCAGCCTGTACCAAGGGGATCATTTGAAAAATACGCTGTCCCACACCGCGCTGCTCGGGGCCGTGTTCGTGCTCGCTTGCGACATTATCGGGCGGCTGATCATATATCCGTACGAGATATCGATCAGCCTGACCGTCGGAGTCATCGGCAGCGTCATCTTTCTTTATTTGCTGGTGAGGAGTCGTCGAGCCCATGGATAA
- the hisD gene encoding histidinol dehydrogenase, whose protein sequence is MIEILKDQEPMTQTEKGQLESTVASIIERVRNEGDAALKDFLKQFDGVELDRLKATEADIEAAKKQLPATLLEDMAFSIERIKAFAEAQRRTLTEFEQEMIPGVFLGQRVIPIEAVGAYVPGGRYPLLSSAQMAIIPAKVAGVPQVRVCTPPTKEGRIHPAVLVAAHLSGADEIFAVGGAQAIAALAYGTESIRPVHKITGPGNRFVTEAKRQVHGVVGIDLLAGPSEVLVVADETAKPAYVASDLLAQSEHDVHTQAILVSTSRPLALAVMEEIEKQLQTLPTAATARASWEKRGRIILADTLEEAIETANDLASEHLHVQIKDAYAHRDKFTNYGSLFLGEDSTVVFSDKVCGTNHILPTNRAAKYTGGVWVGTFLKVVTYQHVERAGVERLAPHCVRQSYREGLIGHLRSANIRLTGELDAKPEAVADETKF, encoded by the coding sequence ATGATCGAAATTTTGAAAGACCAGGAACCGATGACGCAAACGGAAAAAGGCCAACTGGAAAGCACGGTCGCTTCCATCATCGAGCGCGTGCGCAACGAGGGAGACGCGGCGCTGAAAGATTTTCTGAAGCAGTTCGACGGCGTCGAACTGGACCGGCTGAAGGCGACGGAAGCGGATATCGAAGCGGCGAAAAAACAGCTTCCCGCTACCCTTCTGGAGGACATGGCGTTCTCCATCGAACGGATTAAAGCGTTTGCCGAAGCGCAGCGCCGCACGCTGACCGAGTTCGAACAGGAGATGATCCCGGGCGTCTTCCTCGGCCAGCGCGTCATCCCGATCGAAGCGGTCGGCGCGTACGTGCCTGGCGGGCGCTACCCGCTGCTGTCTTCGGCGCAAATGGCGATTATTCCGGCGAAGGTGGCGGGCGTGCCGCAAGTCCGCGTGTGCACGCCGCCGACCAAGGAAGGCCGCATCCATCCGGCCGTGCTGGTCGCCGCGCATCTGTCCGGCGCGGACGAAATCTTCGCCGTCGGCGGCGCGCAGGCGATCGCCGCGCTCGCCTACGGCACCGAAAGCATCCGCCCGGTTCACAAGATCACCGGCCCGGGCAACCGCTTCGTCACCGAAGCGAAGCGCCAGGTGCACGGCGTCGTGGGCATCGACCTGCTGGCCGGCCCGAGCGAAGTGCTCGTCGTCGCCGACGAGACGGCCAAACCGGCGTACGTGGCATCCGACCTGCTGGCCCAATCGGAGCATGACGTGCACACGCAGGCGATCCTCGTTTCGACGAGCCGCCCGCTGGCGCTGGCCGTTATGGAGGAAATCGAGAAGCAGCTGCAGACGCTGCCGACGGCGGCGACCGCGCGCGCCTCGTGGGAGAAACGCGGCCGCATCATCTTGGCCGACACGCTGGAAGAAGCGATCGAGACGGCGAACGACCTGGCTTCCGAGCATTTGCACGTGCAGATCAAGGACGCTTATGCGCATCGCGATAAATTCACCAACTACGGCTCGCTGTTTCTTGGCGAAGACTCCACGGTTGTCTTCTCGGACAAGGTGTGCGGCACCAACCACATTCTGCCGACGAACCGCGCGGCGAAATATACCGGCGGCGTTTGGGTCGGAACATTCCTGAAGGTGGTCACGTACCAGCACGTCGAACGGGCGGGCGTCGAGCGGCTGGCTCCGCACTGCGTGCGGCAGTCGTACCGCGAAGGGTTGATCGGGCATCTGCGTTCGGCGAACATTCGCTTGACCGGCGAGCTTGACGCCAAGCCGGAAGCGGTGGCGGACGAAACGAAGTTTTAA
- a CDS encoding siderophore ABC transporter substrate-binding protein, with product MKKAVSVLMLSLIMVVVAACGSGNGNSNAGASPSASPSASASASASPSASPSDSAAPAEVTITHASGETTVKTNPTKVVVFDMGILDTLDKLGVEVAGVPQNNLPAYLSKYEDAKYANVGGLTEPDFEKIAEIQPDLIIISGRQASSYEEFVKIAPTLNLTLDTAKYRESVISNMTAIGQVFNKSDEVSAELAALDAKVKEIHEKVTAEGKKALIILHNEGSISAYGSGSRFGLIHDVFGFAQADENIEVSTHGQKVTFEYVAEKNPDYLFVVDRSAVVASEGGEVSPAKESIENDLVKGTNAYKDGHIVYLDPNYWYLSGGGLVSVGAMIDEVSAAIG from the coding sequence ATGAAAAAAGCAGTTTCCGTCCTGATGTTGAGTTTGATTATGGTCGTTGTCGCCGCGTGCGGTTCGGGCAACGGCAACAGCAACGCGGGCGCGTCTCCGTCCGCTTCTCCGAGCGCTTCGGCTTCCGCGAGCGCCAGTCCGTCCGCGTCTCCGAGCGATTCGGCCGCGCCGGCGGAAGTGACGATCACGCACGCTTCCGGGGAAACGACGGTGAAAACCAACCCGACTAAAGTCGTCGTGTTCGATATGGGCATTCTGGATACGCTCGACAAGCTGGGCGTCGAAGTCGCGGGCGTCCCGCAAAACAACCTGCCGGCTTATTTGAGCAAATACGAAGATGCCAAGTATGCGAACGTCGGCGGCCTGACCGAACCGGATTTCGAGAAAATCGCGGAAATTCAGCCGGACCTGATCATCATTTCGGGACGCCAGGCAAGCTCCTACGAGGAATTCGTCAAAATCGCTCCGACGCTCAATCTGACGCTGGATACGGCCAAGTACAGAGAGTCCGTGATTTCCAACATGACCGCGATCGGCCAGGTGTTCAACAAGTCCGACGAAGTGAGCGCCGAGCTGGCCGCGCTCGATGCGAAAGTGAAGGAAATCCATGAAAAGGTGACGGCGGAAGGCAAAAAAGCGCTGATCATTCTCCACAACGAAGGTTCGATCAGCGCGTACGGCTCCGGCTCCCGTTTCGGCTTGATCCACGACGTCTTCGGCTTCGCCCAAGCGGACGAAAACATCGAGGTTTCGACGCACGGCCAAAAAGTCACGTTCGAATACGTCGCCGAGAAAAATCCGGACTACCTGTTCGTCGTCGACCGCAGCGCGGTCGTCGCCTCGGAAGGCGGAGAGGTTTCCCCGGCCAAGGAGTCCATCGAGAACGATCTCGTCAAGGGCACGAACGCCTACAAGGACGGCCATATCGTGTACCTCGATCCGAACTACTGGTACCTGTCCGGCGGCGGCCTCGTTTCCGTCGGCGCCATGATCGACGAGGTCAGCGCGGCGATCGGCTGA
- a CDS encoding ABC transporter ATP-binding protein, producing MVEVKGVSKSYGGKKVVEDVSVTIEKGKVTSFIGPNGAGKSTLLSMISRLIPKDQGEIWIDGKEIGAWKTNELAKKVSILKQSNHINLRLTVRELVSFGRFPYSQGRLTKEDWQFVDEAIRYMDLEEMQHKHLDELSGGQNQRAYIAMVIAQNTEYILLDEPLNNLDMKHSVQIMKTLRKLAGELDKTIVIVIHDINFASCYSDAIVALKQGKLVKQGPTDDIIETDVLRDIYDMEMDIRPINGNKICVYFT from the coding sequence GTGGTAGAGGTGAAAGGCGTATCGAAAAGCTACGGCGGCAAAAAAGTCGTCGAGGACGTGTCCGTCACGATCGAAAAAGGCAAGGTGACCTCGTTCATCGGGCCGAACGGAGCGGGCAAAAGCACGCTGCTCTCGATGATCAGCCGGCTGATCCCGAAGGATCAGGGGGAAATCTGGATCGACGGCAAAGAAATCGGCGCCTGGAAGACGAACGAACTGGCGAAAAAAGTATCCATCCTCAAGCAATCCAACCATATCAATTTGCGGCTGACGGTTCGCGAGCTCGTTTCGTTCGGAAGGTTTCCCTATTCCCAGGGGCGGCTGACCAAGGAGGATTGGCAGTTTGTCGACGAGGCGATCCGGTATATGGATCTCGAGGAGATGCAGCACAAGCATCTTGACGAGCTGAGCGGCGGACAAAACCAGCGCGCGTACATTGCGATGGTCATCGCGCAGAACACCGAGTATATTTTGCTCGACGAGCCGCTGAACAACCTGGACATGAAGCATTCCGTGCAAATCATGAAAACGCTCCGCAAGCTCGCGGGGGAGCTCGACAAGACGATCGTCATCGTCATCCACGATATCAACTTCGCGTCCTGCTATTCCGACGCCATCGTGGCGCTGAAGCAGGGCAAGCTGGTCAAGCAGGGGCCGACCGACGACATCATCGAAACGGACGTGCTCCGGGACATTTACGACATGGAGATGGATATCCGGCCGATTAACGGCAACAAAATTTGCGTGTACTTCACTTAA